From the Candidatus Brocadiia bacterium genome, one window contains:
- a CDS encoding carboxymuconolactone decarboxylase family protein, whose product MPNKTPWFFNQTPLAAAYLHFSNTANQETVLDTKTKELIRLAVASVFRCHYCAEHHIKDALAAGATKQEVTEALLLSALQAAGTQLNWDREFFREHLAENNPDKDKPL is encoded by the coding sequence ATGCCCAATAAAACACCCTGGTTTTTTAACCAAACGCCGCTGGCCGCCGCCTACCTGCATTTTTCCAACACGGCCAATCAGGAAACGGTCCTGGACACCAAAACCAAAGAACTCATCCGCCTGGCCGTGGCCTCGGTATTCAGATGCCACTATTGCGCGGAACACCATATCAAGGACGCCTTGGCCGCCGGAGCCACCAAACAGGAAGTGACCGAGGCGCTTCTTCTTTCAGCGCTCCAGGCCGCCGGCACCCAGTTGAATTGGGACCGGGAATTCTTCCGGGAACATCTGGCCGAAAATAACCCGGACAAAGATAAACCGTTATGA
- a CDS encoding rhodanese-like domain-containing protein: MKAKLFLISLLAVANLFGCNDKTEPASQAGGPKAQYHKISADEAKKQLDADNRIILVDVRTEAEYKDKHIPGSILLPVDRIAELAPAKLPDKEAKIFVYCRSGNRSEAASQKLIELGYKNVYDFGGIIDWKYQTESDN, from the coding sequence ATGAAAGCCAAGCTGTTTTTGATTTCCCTGTTAGCCGTTGCTAATTTATTCGGCTGCAATGACAAAACCGAGCCCGCCTCGCAGGCCGGCGGGCCAAAAGCCCAATACCACAAAATATCGGCGGACGAAGCCAAGAAACAGCTCGACGCGGATAATCGTATTATCCTGGTGGATGTCAGGACCGAGGCCGAATACAAGGACAAGCATATCCCCGGAAGCATTCTGCTGCCCGTTGACAGGATTGCGGAATTAGCGCCGGCGAAACTGCCGGATAAAGAAGCCAAGATTTTCGTCTATTGCCGCAGCGGCAACCGCAGTGAAGCCGCCAGCCAGAAGCTGATAGAATTAGGCTATAAAAATGTCTATGACTTCGGCGGAATAATCGACTGGAAGTACCAAACCGAGTCGGACAATTAG
- a CDS encoding hemerythrin domain-containing protein, producing MLPVAPLMIEHRLIEQMIAVIEKQTNLFRQADMANPVFIYRAIDFIRNYADLCHHGKEEGILFHQLARKKLPLKHKRIMDELINEHHQARAKVQELVQANQKYSAGELKALPQILKCLDFLVDFYPKHIEKEDQHFFLPCMDYFSADEKKVMLGEEREFDRTMVHRIYQDKVKQTVEPDVGTWYFRNCRRKG from the coding sequence ATGTTACCCGTAGCGCCGCTGATGATAGAACACCGGCTGATTGAGCAGATGATAGCAGTCATCGAAAAACAAACCAACCTGTTCCGGCAGGCCGATATGGCCAACCCGGTTTTTATATACCGGGCCATCGATTTCATCCGCAACTATGCCGATCTGTGCCATCACGGCAAGGAAGAGGGCATCCTTTTTCACCAGTTGGCCCGGAAAAAACTGCCGCTCAAGCATAAACGCATTATGGACGAGCTGATAAACGAACATCACCAGGCCCGGGCCAAGGTCCAGGAACTGGTCCAGGCCAACCAAAAATACAGCGCCGGCGAACTGAAAGCCCTGCCCCAGATACTCAAATGCCTGGACTTCCTGGTTGACTTCTATCCTAAGCATATCGAAAAAGAAGACCAGCATTTCTTCCTGCCCTGCATGGACTATTTCAGCGCCGACGAAAAAAAGGTTATGCTCGGTGAAGAACGCGAGTTCGACCGGACTATGGTGCACCGGATATACCAGGACAAGGTCAAACAGACCGTCGAGCCGGACGTGGGCACCTGGTATTTCAGGAACTGCCGCCGGAAAGGATAA
- a CDS encoding dienelactone hydrolase family protein has translation MKNGILIIFITAIIIMTGVSVILLSKYSDKIPEKIISKNVDYQCNGIPLEGCIAYGDCILGKRPAVIIVHEWDGLGDYVKRRAEEIARLGYLAFGADIYGKGVRPGSREESAKLAGTYRADPKLMRERITAALEEVKKNPLVDKENIAVMGYCFGGGVALELARSGADIRGAVSFHGSLNNLEPAVTRTINAKILILHGADDRSVTPEAITAFENEMRGARTDWQMVIYGNAVHGFTNSANGNDSSKGVAYDQTADRRSWEAMKGFFKEIFQK, from the coding sequence ATGAAAAACGGAATCCTTATAATCTTCATAACGGCGATAATCATAATGACCGGGGTATCGGTCATCCTGCTTTCCAAATACAGCGACAAAATCCCGGAGAAGATAATATCGAAAAACGTGGACTACCAATGCAACGGCATACCCCTGGAAGGCTGTATTGCTTACGGCGATTGTATTTTAGGGAAACGTCCGGCCGTCATCATTGTCCACGAATGGGACGGCCTGGGCGATTACGTCAAAAGGCGTGCCGAAGAAATCGCCCGGCTGGGCTACCTGGCCTTCGGCGCCGATATCTACGGCAAAGGCGTCAGGCCCGGCTCGAGGGAAGAATCCGCCAAACTGGCCGGCACTTACCGGGCCGACCCGAAACTTATGCGCGAACGGATAACCGCCGCGCTGGAAGAGGTCAAAAAGAATCCGCTGGTTGATAAGGAAAACATAGCCGTTATGGGCTATTGCTTCGGCGGCGGCGTGGCCCTGGAACTGGCCCGGAGCGGCGCCGATATCAGGGGCGCCGTCAGCTTCCACGGCAGCCTCAATAACCTGGAACCGGCCGTTACCAGGACGATTAACGCCAAAATACTCATCCTGCACGGCGCCGACGACAGGTCCGTAACGCCCGAGGCCATCACCGCCTTTGAAAACGAGATGCGCGGCGCCAGGACCGACTGGCAGATGGTCATTTACGGCAACGCCGTGCACGGGTTCACCAATTCGGCCAACGGCAATGACTCGTCCAAAGGCGTGGCCTATGACCAGACGGCCGACCGGCGCTCGTGGGAAGCTATGAAGGGTTTCTTTAAAGAGATATTCCAAAAGTAA
- a CDS encoding bifunctional methionine sulfoxide reductase B/A protein, which produces MNEITRKYGSIALIILLATITWWCDIKENPKNTEAEMAKTKIFFSDTGDVREVERVVKTPEQWEKVLTPEQFRITRLKETETPFAGKCELPPKGQTGVYRCVCCGTDLFLVGAKFESGTGWPSFWEPVSELNVREQHDHSLGMHRIEVLCARCDAHLGHVFDDGPAPTGKRYCINAAALKFAPMAKPKQGKVETAAFAAGCFWGVEAAFREITGVVSTTVGYSGGRTKNPTYQEVCSDRTGHAESVRVEFIPGLVSYESLLELFWSIHDPTTPNRQGPDIGSQYRSIIFYHTPEQHRAALASRKKLDKSGKYSRTIVTEIIPAGEFYPAEEYHQRYYEKIGSKLSCPAPGK; this is translated from the coding sequence ATGAATGAAATAACCCGTAAATACGGCAGCATAGCCCTTATCATATTGCTGGCTACCATAACCTGGTGGTGCGACATAAAAGAAAACCCCAAAAATACGGAGGCCGAAATGGCGAAAACAAAGATATTCTTCAGCGATACGGGCGATGTCCGTGAGGTGGAACGGGTCGTCAAAACGCCCGAGCAATGGGAAAAGGTCCTGACGCCCGAACAGTTCCGCATCACCCGGCTCAAGGAAACGGAAACCCCCTTCGCCGGAAAATGCGAACTGCCCCCCAAAGGCCAGACCGGCGTTTACCGGTGCGTCTGCTGCGGCACCGACCTGTTCCTGGTCGGCGCCAAGTTCGAATCGGGCACCGGCTGGCCCAGCTTCTGGGAACCGGTCTCCGAACTGAACGTTAGGGAACAGCACGACCACAGCCTGGGTATGCACCGGATCGAGGTGCTCTGCGCCCGTTGCGATGCCCATCTCGGGCACGTCTTTGACGACGGCCCGGCGCCCACCGGCAAACGATATTGCATCAATGCGGCCGCGCTCAAGTTCGCCCCTATGGCCAAACCCAAACAGGGCAAGGTCGAGACGGCCGCCTTTGCGGCCGGTTGTTTCTGGGGCGTTGAAGCCGCTTTCAGGGAAATAACAGGCGTGGTCAGTACCACGGTCGGATATTCCGGCGGCCGCACCAAAAACCCCACTTACCAGGAAGTCTGCTCCGACCGGACCGGGCACGCCGAATCGGTCCGGGTGGAATTCATCCCCGGCCTGGTTTCTTATGAGAGCCTGCTCGAGCTCTTCTGGAGCATCCACGACCCGACCACGCCCAACCGCCAGGGGCCTGATATCGGCAGCCAGTACCGCTCCATAATTTTCTACCATACGCCCGAACAGCATCGGGCCGCCCTGGCATCCAGAAAAAAACTCGATAAATCCGGCAAATACAGCCGGACGATTGTCACCGAAATCATCCCGGCCGGCGAATTTTACCCGGCCGAGGAATATCACCAGCGCTACTATGAAAAAATCGGGAGCAAACTCTCCTGCCCGGCGCCGGGCAAATGA